A stretch of the Alnus glutinosa chromosome 6, dhAlnGlut1.1, whole genome shotgun sequence genome encodes the following:
- the LOC133871509 gene encoding uncharacterized protein LOC133871509: MKFKGQARVWWHSVKEYLHRLRFPPISDWEEMKLKLQEKYLPMDYEDSIFVDLLAHKQGTTTVDEYTHRFHELSICSRLTETERQSLTRYKAGRQEDISRELINVRVTSLDKVYQLALRLEQQAKLMSARGRGHYAFMCPTREQRHSLYCEENPPEEEAEQHSPVATPANDVETPEETLESRMNVISLEAVQKLKLPMEKHPKPYRVSWVDDTTIPVKQRCLGKKLVLKPMNVQEFEQPTAESQIVEVRVLTLCKFTVACKECGLYIALGAYPSASIQARYVLPTEIEDMLKEFQDVMPGEFPRNLPPMRNIQHAIDLFPRASLPNLPSSLVDHVDHLRQLLQTLRFESFFVNLKKGTFAQDNVIFLGFIVLSKGLTTDPKKVRTIMDWPNPNNLRDDPPSLNAPRKAPSSGPLLPNKPSRPSRNSLRRHLCLWLPNFEAPFEESCDASHSGIGGVLSQGGHPIAYFSEKLNEAFKRYSTYDLELYALVITIKHWCHYLIHQEFLLFTDHDSLRHLNVQKKLNARHARWVNYLQQFTFVLWHKAGMENTVADALSLKESYPHDPDFGTCYKALLTSPNWLDGHYSLLDGYLFKGTQLCLPHTSIRDFVIQELHAGGLVGHFGRGKIIALVEDRFYWPHLK; encoded by the exons ATGAAATTCAAGGGACAAGCACGTGTTTGGTGGCATAGTGTCAAAGAATATCTGCACCGTCTCCGGTTTCCACCCATATCCGATTGGGAGGAGATGAAACTCAAGTTACAGGAAAAATACCTTCCTATGGACTATGAGGATTCGATTTTTGTCGATTTATTAGCACACAAGCAAGGGACCACAACGGTGGACGAATACACCCATCGTTTCCACGAGTTGAGTATTTGTAGTCGCCTCACCGAGACAGAGCGTCAATCTCTCACTCGTTACAAGGCTGGCCGTCAAGAAGACATCAGTAGGGAGTTGATCAACGTTCGAGTAACGAGTCTTGACAAGGTTTATCAACTAGCACTACGGTTAGAGCAACAAGCCAAGCTTATGAGTGCAAG GGGTCGTGGTCACTATGCCTTTATGTGCCCCACCCGTGAGCAGCGCCATAGCTTATACTGCGAAGAGAATCCCCCTGAAGAGGAGGCTGAACAGCATTCCCCTGTTGCCACTCCTGCCAATGACGTGGAAACTCCTGAGGAGACGTTAGA GAGCAGAATGAATGTTATATCCCTTGAAGCTGTGCAGAAGTTAAAGCTACCTATGGAGAAGCATCCAAAACCTTATCGTGTCAGTTGGGTAGATGATACTACCATCCCCGTGAAGCAGAGATGCTTG GGAAAGAAATTGGTGTTGAAACCCATGAACGTGCAAGAGTTTGAGCAACCGACTGCGGAGAGCCAAATCGTCGAGGTACGAGTGTTGACATTATGCAAGTTCACTGTAGCTTGTAAGGAATGTGGCTTGTATATTGCTTTGGGGGCATACCCAAGTGCATCCATCCAAGCTCGCTACGTGCTCCCCACCGAAATTGAGGATATGTTGAAAGAATTCCAAGATGTCATGCCTGGCGAATTTCCACGCAACTTGCCACCGATGAGGAATATACAACATGCAATTGACTTGTTTCCAAGGGCATCACTACCAAACCTCCCATC GAGTTTAGTCGATCATGTTGACCATCTCCGACAGTTACTTCAAACACTCCGTTTTGAAAGCTTCTTTGtcaatctcaagaagggcaccTTTGCACAAGACAATGTGATTTTCTTAGGATTCATTGTATTGTCCAAAGGATTAACCACTGACCCGAAGAAGGTTCGCACCATTATGGACTGGCCCAACCCCAATAAT CTCCGTGATGACCCCCCATCACTGAATGCACCAAGAAAGGCTCCTTCCTCTGGACCACTGCTGCCCAACAAGCCTTCAAGGCCATCAAGAAACTCCTTACGGAGGCACCTATGTTTATGGCTACCCAATTTTGAAGCCCCTTTTGAAGAGTCTTGCGATGCCTCACATTCAGGCATTGGCGGCGTTCTAAGTCAAGGTGGGCATCCCATCGCTTATTTTAGCGAAAAGTTGAATGAAGCATTTAAGCGATATTCTACATATGATTTGGAGCTCTACGCTCTTGTGATAACTATCAAGCATTGGTGCCATTATTTGATACATCAAGAATTCTTACTGTTCACTGACCATGACTCTCTGCGGCATTTAAATGTCCAAAAGAAACTCAATGCACGACATGCTCGTTGGGTGAACTATCTCCAACAGTTTACTTTTGTCCTTTGGCATAAAGCGGGAATGGAAAACACTGTGGCCGACGCCCTTAGCC TGAAAGAGTCCTATCCTCATGACCCGGATTTTGGCACTTGTTATAAGGCATTGTTGACTTCACCTAATTGGCTTGATGGACACTATTCTCTTCTTGATGGCTATCTTTTTAAGGGGACTCAACTTTGTCTCCCTCACACATCCATCCGAGATTTTGTCATCCAAGAACTCCACGCTGGGGGACTAGTGGGACACTTTGGCCGCGGTAAAATTATTGCCCTTGTGGAGGATCGTTTTTATTGGCCCCATCTCAAGTGA